A portion of the Bombina bombina isolate aBomBom1 chromosome 9, aBomBom1.pri, whole genome shotgun sequence genome contains these proteins:
- the LOC128639981 gene encoding dnaJ homolog subfamily C member 14-like, with the protein MQENTGSVGCESPLLVQSDCGCAMENLDPPGATYSEIGDRTCSRGCHHFSSYQQRPLDGEGEDLGSDRPFETEDDSLKVTSGRKGGSRGKNRISTKEEIRRDGRSPHSVGGKHKTGRKKGQGEDRQPLKTMLPQFLVHASTFFVNFLIGLVHWIGENVETLGTLLYIKVWLPAHDLGHLKIQMQSFGQWTHHFAKKSWILTCSFGLWLLRMLKMLRAVLFLIFMLAVGCAQLCWQYIKRALSRVGGDSKWGTQIMLTLQRIWVMATKNRTCSLLLNQLKKWTAKIRTDKGRSWTSAGSTSTRSNRYQPGEEVERLLTMTDIPQEELNPFQVLGVEMNASEAELKKAYRQLAVLVHPDKNNHPRAEEAFKVLRAAWDTVSNPEKRKEYEMKRMSETELAKSMNEFLTKLQDDLKEAMHSMMCSKCQGKHRRFEMDRDPANARYCAECGKMHPAEEGDFWAESSMLGLKITYFAMMQGKVFDITEWAGCQQVRISPDTHRVPYHISFGSRNTTNPGRQRAPPESSPTSVADLQNLLNKLRGGTNNH; encoded by the coding sequence ATGCAAGAAAACACGGGATCTGTTGGTTGTGAATCACCACTACTTGTGCAATCTGACTGTGGATGTGCCATGGAAAACTTAGATCCACCTGGTGCCACATACTCTGAAATTGGAGATCGTACCTGTAGCCGAGGGTGTCACCATTTCTCTTCATACCAGCAGAGGCCATTGGATGGGGAGGGAGAAGATTTAGGCTCTGATAGACCATTTGAAACAGAGGATGATTCTTTGAAAGTAACTAGTGGAAGAAAGGGAGGTAGTAGGGGAAAAAATCGTATAAGTACAAAGGAGGAGATCAGAAGGGATGGCCGCAGTCCTCATTCTGTTGGTGGAAAGCACAAAACTGGACGTAAAAAGGGCCAGGGTGAAGATAGACAACCGCTGAAAACCATGCTTCCACAGTTCTTGGTCCATGCTTCTACATTTTTTGTCAACTTTCTTATAGGTCTTGTGCATTGGATTGGTGAGAATGTTGAAACATTGGGCACACTTTTGTACATCAAGGTGTGGCTTCCAGCTCATGATCTAggccatttaaaaatacaaatgcagTCTTTTGGTCAATGGACACATCATTTTGCTAAAAAATCCTGGATATTGACTTGTTCTTTTGGACTGTGGCTTCTCCGTATGCTGAAAATGTTGCGTGCCGTACTCTTCCTGATTTTTATGCTTGCAGTGGGCTGTGCTCAGCTTTGTTGGCAGTACATAAAGAGAGCATTGAGCAGAGTGGGAGGGGACAGTAAATGGGGAACACAGATCATGTTGACACTGCAGAGGATATGGGTGATGGCAACAAAGAACAGGACTTGTAGTCTTCTTTTAAATCAACTTAAGAAATGGACAGCAAAAATAAGGACAGATAAAGGGAGATCTTGGACATCAGCAGGGTCTACAAGTACAAGATCTAACAGATATCAGCCAGGGGAGGAAGTGGAGCGTCTGCTGACTATGACTGATATACCACAAGAAGAGTTAAATCCATTTCAGGTGTTGGGTGTAGAAATGAATGCTTCTGAGGCAGAACTCAAAAAGGCATATCGACAGCTGGCTGTGCTTGTTCATCCAGACAAGAATAATCACCCCCGAGCAGAAGAAGCCTTTAAGGTTTTGAGAGCTGCATGGGATACAGTGAGCAATCCAGAAAAGCGCAAAGAGTATGAAATGAAGCGGATGTCAGAAACCGAGCTGGCAAAGTCCATGAATGAGTTCCTTACAAAGCTGCAGGATGACCTGAAGGAGGCCATGCACAGCATGATGTGTAGCAAATGTCAGGGGAAACACAGGAGGTTTGAAATGGACAGGGACCCTGCAAATGCCCGTTACTGTGCTGAATGTGGAAAGATGCATCCAGCAGAAGAGGGTGACTTCTGGGCTGAGTCCAGCATGCTTGGGTTGAAAATCACTTACTTTGCAATGATGCAAGGCAAAGTGTTTGATATTACAGAATGGGCTGGATGCCAGCAAGTGAGGATCTCTCCGGATACTCATCGTGTTCCTTATCACATTTCATTTGGTTCCAGAAATACCACAAACCCAGGACGACAAAGGGCTCCCCCAGAAAGCAGTCCAACATCTGTTGCTGATCTGCAAAATCTCTTGAACAAGTTGCGGGGAGGGACCAACAACCACTGA